The sequence below is a genomic window from Wyeomyia smithii strain HCP4-BCI-WySm-NY-G18 chromosome 1, ASM2978416v1, whole genome shotgun sequence.
AGCTCAAATGCAGGggactataaacgtcaacattttgcctaccaatcatcaaTTCATCACGGCGTCAATATTTCACTTCAAATGCTTACATAACCTATCTTATTctttgaaagtgcacattgtactgtaAACAAATGTTGAGTTCTTGTTTTCCCATctaaaacaatatttattcGAAATAAAGTTTACCGAAAATTTAgaacgtttactctatttcactagttttagggcaaaccaaccaaaaagtgggaaCCAGGAACGCTGGTACCAGGCTCAAtcagtggtagatggaaaatgtatggagtttgacagccacacgaGCCTCTTGctcaaatgtcaaatttcatattcatCAAGTACACTATTCGATTCATAACTACActttctgaatatttttgtaAAATCATATTACACTTGAGTCGCTTTTTCATGggagatacgtgccgcgtaaattccagaatctgcgtaaaataactgcgtaaatttcggattatacacacttaatttatctcgccaaacttcccaacagctgatggaCCTCGGCGAAATGTTCAACATATGTCATCAGTACATTTcaacgaacattcagcaaatatatcgatctaccgtaaaccagcggGTAATCAATTCCATTTGCCAATGTTCTTGAAAATTTCGCCGAAAACTTGTGGAACATTTCGCTGAACTTATCAgttgttgagttctcggcaaagAAATATAACTGTGTTCTTCTTAATATAACCAAAAAGCTATTCAACCGGAATATAGAATGGAGCATACGCAGGCGGAGACACAACATGTATTTTCAAACTGCACAAATATCCAACAATTgctaaatttaaataaatgcgTGCTCCGTTTATAACCCACACTGAGTGATATCTTGTGATATCCAAAGTTGAATAATATGACGCCATGTCAAAATTTTCCATAGATACAATTATTCCAGTCGAAGGGTCTTTTTCAATATCTTAATCGTTTGTTCTTGTTACATTCTGAATCACTAATTCTTTTTTTAAAAGATCTTATgtaaaaaaatatcgttgaTTGAATTTCactatgaaattaaaaaatcgaTCGCTTGATTCTAAAACCAACAGCACGATTTCTTACAGTCATAACGGATTTGGTAGCTGCGGTTGTCATTTGCGGATCTGCCACCGCCGACCGATTCTAATTTTTTACCGCGCAGGCAATAACTAATGATATAAAAATTATGCATGTACATAAGTTGTAACTTATAAAATTCTTAAGCGTTTTTCTCTAAGTGTATGCTACGCTGTTTTTCCTGTTAACTGCCAACACTGGATTCACTTTTCAGTGTACTCATACACCCTGCTTTTATGTCATCTTGTAAACAATTGTATACATGGACTTCTATCCTTTCTATTACCGCAACCGAATGATTCATGTTTTTGAGTCAATAATTCTATTTTGTCAAAGAAGATACAACACACAAGATAACCTGCCGGCTCGAAACAAGATTCTTTGATTGTGACTAGTGATCAGATAACACTATAATGAAGGTAAGTAAGAATACAATTTTTATCTGATGAGTAAATAACTGGAATAAACACCATAATTCTGTTTCCTTTTTGATTCACTTAAAGGAACCCTATGAAATGCTCAGATGCTGTCGATTCAAAAATTACCCACAAGAAGTTTCCTATTGGGGTGCAATCCGAGGAAGCAGTACAGAAGCAGCCAGCAGCTACACTGTCATCATCTTGGAAGGATGAGCTGCCGGTCGTTGACCTACAGTTCAATTAGGTTCTTTCGGCTGCAGTTTGAAAAACTAGAGAAAACTCGCAGCAAAGAGTTGCAGGTTACTCGGGAAGCGTTAAATTTCATGTGGCGGTGTCGGGCGGAACCTTTTCGCTTCTCGTTAGGAATAAATTGcagattttaaaaatttctgcgAAACATATTAGTTTGTATTTAACTAGGATATTGAAGACAAGAACATTCCTTGCATTTTTATCATAGTTTGTACTGGCACCCTTTGATTCCTTCTTTTCGACGTCGAAAATTTCATCCCAACATTTTTCAACGCAGCTTCTAAGTTTCAAAGCAAcagaaaatcaagaaaaaaaatgatcttAGGTTCATAAATACGCTAACAAACTTGAGTCCAATGCATCATCATCCTTTTCACCTGTTTGGTCGCCGTTGTGCCGTTTTTTCTTTGGTGTTGGTTTTCTCTGTGGTGGATTTCGTTTTATCCGGCTCACCTTGGTTATGGGCAGTTTCGAGGGCTTTAACAAATTGTTACAGGTCGCCACTGGTTGCGCCAGCAACTGCTTCTGCTTTTAGTTGAAAGTGCTAAACTACTGGACCAAGTTGACCAGATTGCGGGCACTGATAAACATAGATAGGGCTTGTTGAAATTAGGGTGATGATAAAGTTTCCTTGAACTGttgcttaaaataaaaaatacttgGAGCCCTGATTTGACTGCTCTCTTGGCGTTCTTAACGTTCATTGTTGTCGGAAAGTTCATTTTCGCTGATGTCAGTCAGTTCAACCAAACGCATATGaataaaatcaacgaaatcaTAGTTGAATGCAATTTTTTTGAACACAACCaatatcttttttatttttattaactcaatgttgttttttaatGATCTTGTTCATGGGATTGAATCGATAaggtaaaatttttattaagcTAATCAGTAAACAAATTACCAATATTGATTACTGGTTACACTGCGTCGACGAAAGCAGCCTTCTGGAAAAACATtatcaataccagtacaaatcaacaTGTTGATACTAACACCAGTTGAATTTTTgtaagtgtagtagtttggagctgccaaatacattgaaaagaCGCTAGAGCATAAATTGCGTTAtacccaacacgcaatcattgtactggttgcaaatcacatcaacaattgtactgaaaacacacaattttgtactggtttcgcaccatccaacttttgcgtgtagagatattctatctttacaatttgtctgaacattgtaaaaatatttctatttaCCCATAGAGCccacaattgaaaattaaaaatattgctaCAGGgataacagtttttttttgtcggcatagtgtcttcggcatagtgtcttcggcaaggttgtagcaaataattttgtccttccaaataaaaaatatgccTCTCTAAAAAACCcgggaaaaaaagttttttcaaaatataataacttttttttcctgacttctccatgatcggaccagtttcattgtttaggtaatcttttgtagtctTTATTAGAACAAACCAGATTTTTAAAGAGTGTGTatctttgtgaaaaaaaaaacaaaatcattatctacaactttgccaaagacgtcacaccgatcaaacaaaccgttttgactctaAAAATATGTGTAATCATCcatacctttccaaaatagtggtccccgtggttctgtggttagcgatgtcggtcggctagctctcccacacggttgtgatatcgggttcgattcccgatcaggccgaggatcttttcgagctggaaattttctcgactcagcactggggcacggtgtatcgttgtacttatcctacacatgcaaaatgtgccaaaaacaatatcaatattgtttattgttttccaaaatagcatttctCAGCTTCTCAGCAATCTTTTGCCtatagttatatatatatatatatatatatatatatatatatatatatatatatatatatatatatatatatatatatatatatatatatatatatatatatatatatatatatatatatatatatatatatgcatatatatatatatatatatatatatatatatatatatatatatatatatatataatatatatatatatatatatatatatatatatatatatatatatatatatatatatatatatatatatatatatatatatatatatatatatatatatatatatatatatatatatatatatatatatattatatatatatagttataTAGTTATATATATTAATTTGGATGCCCGTTTCTTAAACAATTAAATTGGATGCccgtttttttatgaaattgatCTTCTCTGTTAActaaacttattttgttttcaaacttcaaattgtttttaatttgacGCTCTCACAAAAGTCCTGGGACTTTTCCACGAAGGGCGATTGCTGCGGCAAAGGCAAAGGCGGCAAGTTTCCGATTAGGTAGGATTTtcaggtgtttttgaaaaataactgcGGCATGCTTTATTAGCAATCCGAACTAAAATGAATTATTATATTCTAACCCAAGTCCTAACTGTCCTGTCCTAAGCAGAAAGATTACatctaataaaaaataaacttcaacATTGAACATGAAAACCATCATAACATCAagcacaggcaaagtaaaaCGTCGAAGTCTCAGCTATatgctggtccgatcatgacaCAAAACAGGCCGTCACATTTCATTAACAATTTCAGTTTTGAGCGAAATTCCGCCTAAAAAgactttttttaatattattactatagaAGCATTTGACACAAAAAAGTACAGCAATTCCATTATTATTGTGTAATAACAAGGCAAGGCAGCTATCTGAAGTGAGAATTGCACTCGAGAATTAATCATATATTAAAACTATTATCATTTAATGAAACTTCTTAGAATGTTACTGTTTAGAAAATCTGACATTTCCGAACATCACAAGAATTTCTCATGAATTAATAAAACAATCTCGCATGTGAAAAATAGGTCTAGCTGGCCAgatcatgatacaacaccctaTAATATCAGGTTAGTATTCATCATGAATCATTTGAGAAGTTAAATCTTTTCGTTAAACCTGACAAGATGGAACACCCAGTATGAGCCGAAGATCTCAGCATCATGGCTGGCTGTGATACTCATATCCATGAATCAAACAGTAGGTACTCTTAGTATGTATTTAAGTATTGTTTGCTTTATTGTGGGTATCTCAGTATGTTGCTATCGCTACTCTTATTGATAGAATCAAGCAAGAGAATAAATAGCAACGAAAAATCTCTCGCTACTTTAAAACAGTTCATATGAAGGCACAAACACATGTTTGAATACCGGGCATGCGCATGAGATTTTCAACTTATATTTAAGGTATCATATTAGACCGGCTCAACTTATGATGTGTATCGACTGAGCTTCAATGATTTATATTGTATTGATTGAATAGTGATACGCAACCGATTAAATTATGCAACGTTATCACAAATGTAAAAGCATAAAAACTTCAGTTACAAGAAAACATTTTGCGTTGTATTAGAACGTCTGTTTCTGGGTTTCTTTGATTTTGCATGAGTTTTATGTACTCTCCTAATATTGTAGTAGGTAGGTACATACGAATACGAATATTTATTACAACTTAGATAGTAGTGTTAGCGAGACCGGATTCTCGGCGATTTATTTGACCTTGCTACACATGATTTTGACAGTTTATGCTTATTCAATTCGCCAAGCGGCTGCGGTTTGTCGAAAAAGAATATTCATATTCATTGTACCGTTAGAACACTTGTTCGAAGTTTACGCGAGTACGTCAAAGCAAACATTTCGAATCGATAATTGAAAACAAGCGGATATTAAGGCTATTCGCTGCACCATGCCAGTCTTCCTGTTGTTTAACAGAGTTGCGTTGAATCGCGTTGTAATGAGACGTGATGTGATTGAATTAAGTGCAACCAACATTATACGGAGAAAACTGCATTTGCTGCAAAATCAAGCATTCATCAATGGAAAATGGGTTGATGCGCTTAGTGGTCAAAAATTCGATGTAACGAACCCAGTTAATGAACAAACTTTGGGAACCGTTCCAGATATGAATGTAGACGATTTAAACGAAGCGATAGATACGGCTTACCAGACATTCTACTCTAAAGGATGGCATACTAGTACATCTAAAGAGAGAGCGGCGTTGCTGAAGGTTGATATTTCTTTCATTGATTCATATGTTACTGCATgagaaattaaataattttatttgtgaAATTGCAGAAATGGTTTCATTTCCTAGAAACCAATCGCCAGGAAATAGCTAGGATTATGACCAGTGAATCTGGTAAACCTATAGCAGAATCTCTAGGAGAAATTACGTACGGTAATTCGTTCGTTGAATGGTTCGCTGAGGAAGCTCGTCGGGTTTACGGAGAAATTGTTCCTACTCCACAGGCAAATCGACAGATGATGCTCATTAAGCAACCAGTGGGGGTTGCTGGATTGATCACACCGTGGAATTTTCCACATGCTATGATTACTCGCAAAGCAGCGGCAGCTATAGCTGCTGGTTGTACCGTTATCATCAAACCTGCCGAGGATACACCGTTGACTGCATTAGCATTGACTAAATTAGCCGAGGAAGCTGGATTTCCCAAGGGTGTATTAAATGTGGTAACCAGCAGTCGTAAAAATGCAGCAAGTATTGGCGAGCTTTTGTGTAGAAGTGAGAAAGTTGCAGCTATATCTTTCACTGGATCCACAGAAGTTGGAAAATTACTTTACAAGCAATGTGCGAATGGCATCAAGCGGATTGGTTTGGAATTAGGAGGAAATGCTCCATTCATTGTATTTGACTCGGCAGATCTAAATAAAGCAGTTGACGGAGCAATGAATTCAAAATTTCGTAACTGCGGCCAAACATGTATCTCTGCGAACAGATTTTTAGTTCAGGATGGAATCTATGATCGGTTTATGAGTCGGTTATTGGAACGAGTGAAACAATTGAAAATCGGTGATGGCAGCCAAGATGGAGTACAGATCGGTCCACTAATCAATCGTTCTCAACTTACTAAGGTTTCGCAATTTGTAGAAGACGCCAAACAAAAAGGAGCAGAGGTGGTTTGCGGAGGTAAGCAGTTACCCGAACATGGATCATTGTATTTCGCACCCACAATAGTAACACGGCTACGAAATGATATGCGTTTGTATAACGAAGAAGTTTTTGGCCCTGTTATATCGATTATTCGGTTCAAAACAGAGGATGAAGCGCTGAAAATTGCCAACGGAACACAACGAGGGTTAGCCGGTTATTTTTACAGTACCGATTTGAATCAAGTATTTAGAGTCTCGAAATTACTAGAGTCTGGAATGATTGGGGTTAACGAAGGATTGATATCTAGTGCGGAGGCAGCTTTTGGCGGAATCAAGGAATCCGGTATTGGGAGAGAAGGATCAAAATATGGAATCGATGAATACGTTTATATTAAATATTTGTGCTATGGAAATTTagaatgaaaacaaaattctaagCAATATTGAATAGCATTTATACAAATTATTAAAAACTAGCTATGGTAAAAATAGTAGTTTGAATTCATTCATCTTCTATTAAAGCAACAATTTGTAAAATAAATACATAAAGTTATCACTCCAATGCGAACAATAATATATAAACTAGAGTTAAAATGCGTTTTGATGCATTAATTGTAGTTAAACCACGCAAGGTAGTGTTATTCTAAATGTAACACacttaccacaaaagatcaaaataatggtcgcagtggtccaaatcttacaaaaaaaaacacactgaCAGAATGATGCTTCTGTATTTGTTGTTATGAAGCATTTTTTGGTTGGTTCGGTATTTGCACCAGAAAGTTAAACTATTTAATAAAAAGCATTTAGTCTCAAATAATAAATATATGATATTCCACGAATCAATTGTTTCTATTCAAATAACTAGATACCATATCCGAATACATCAACAACATATTCGTGAAGGTTGAAAATTATAAGTGAGACGAAAAACAGAAGTCCGGCTGGTTTTAGTACTCAAATCAAGGTCCGAACCAATATTCGAATGACACGAACGATAAACCAGCATCACCTTTTTCTATTTGGCAGGGGAGACTGGAAAGACTTGATCCCCTCTTCTTATTTTCCTTCTAGTTGTGAGAAAACACATTCAAAATAAGATCGGTTGTGAATTTGGATAGACTATACTAGTGTCTGATTACCATAAAAAAGCCTTATAAATATTTTGCTCTCATAAAAAAACCTTATATTTATTTTGCTTGCTTAAGtaataaacatttttgtaaaacatgcaaaaatgaaaaaaatatctctcACTAGGGATGACATCACCTTCCACGATTTAAAAACATGTGTTTTCATACTTtatgttaataaaaaaataagagaGTCATTTATGATTTGCATAAACACTTATACGCCATCCAATTTCCACGTGGTCTAAAtaatatatacactgtacaaaaaaaaattctgaccaaaaaaattaaaaataaacatttaatttcaatttaaagaaaacagttaatttttttaatttttttaaagaaacttcaCGTTAATATGCCACTTTAAAAAAAGGTCCAatatggagaaataaaaaataatttttttatggtacattaattatttttataaaatttctaattcaaacatttttcaaaatatttgtattctgatgattttaaaagatgaaaagagtaattttgaatcaaaaagctcttagtagttaacattctaaaggcattggttttcgagt
It includes:
- the LOC129718078 gene encoding succinate-semialdehyde dehydrogenase [NADP(+)] GabD, yielding MPVFLLFNRVALNRVVMRRDVIELSATNIIRRKLHLLQNQAFINGKWVDALSGQKFDVTNPVNEQTLGTVPDMNVDDLNEAIDTAYQTFYSKGWHTSTSKERAALLKKWFHFLETNRQEIARIMTSESGKPIAESLGEITYGNSFVEWFAEEARRVYGEIVPTPQANRQMMLIKQPVGVAGLITPWNFPHAMITRKAAAAIAAGCTVIIKPAEDTPLTALALTKLAEEAGFPKGVLNVVTSSRKNAASIGELLCRSEKVAAISFTGSTEVGKLLYKQCANGIKRIGLELGGNAPFIVFDSADLNKAVDGAMNSKFRNCGQTCISANRFLVQDGIYDRFMSRLLERVKQLKIGDGSQDGVQIGPLINRSQLTKVSQFVEDAKQKGAEVVCGGKQLPEHGSLYFAPTIVTRLRNDMRLYNEEVFGPVISIIRFKTEDEALKIANGTQRGLAGYFYSTDLNQVFRVSKLLESGMIGVNEGLISSAEAAFGGIKESGIGREGSKYGIDEYVYIKYLCYGNLE